In Oryza sativa Japonica Group chromosome 1, ASM3414082v1, the genomic stretch AACATATCGCTACTAAACTTGCTCAGACATTGACAGGGCCTCCTATTCAGTACCACCTCGTGATTGTGGTGTCGGAGAAGGAAGTTGGGCTGGGTTATGTTTTAGTCCAATGCACCAATCCACGGTATTATTGCCTACAAACAAAATCCACATGTTATCTTTGTTAGCAAAAACTTTATACACAGGGACAGTGCATTTCCTATTGGCTTTTATACTTTTAGCATAAGCATCAATATGTAGAGCACTTGCATTACCACATAACCAGGTACAACTTATATTCTTTCCAGGTAGCTGTTGCTCGTGAATTGTGTAAGTGCATTGATATCTACGACCAGGACATTCATGTTCGCAGTTTACGTACGTAAGTTTCCTCTTACCAGGATATTGCCTTCATGACAGATTATTGTCTGACTGACTTTGTTGTTTTTGAAAGTTGCTAAAGCACAATGTATCGACCACTTGCGATTTTACATGAAACGAAAAATTAACATCCATATGGGTTATATCTGACCTTTGCCTTGCTATATTCAAAGTAAGCCTTGTGAATGAAACAGATAACCCCCATCTATCAGCATCCATATGACCATATTATAATTACTGTATAATATCTTCTAGTATATGCATGCTGAAATTTATTTGTAATGTCAAAATATTTCTGACTTAGCATGTAAAAAATTGAAACTGCAGGTTATGGTATCCATCTTCATTTAGCTTTGCCCAGTGCATGCCACAAGTGAATGAAAGTGGTTCAATGCTAGCAATCGCTGAAGGTTCTCAGGTTAGACTCAAAATCAATCCACCGTCCCTGTATAAACTTTCTTCTCTGTACTCTCTTCTTATGGCGGTTAGTTTGCAGCTGAGCATATGGGACTTGAGAACGAGCAATAATGGTGGATGCATACACCGCATTTCTGGCCCTATTGGAGGCATCATATACTCTCTCTGTAGTTCTCCTTCTGGACCAATTGCTGTTGGTGGAACAGATCGTACTGTAACCATCTATGATCCTCGCAGGTTGGGTTGCTTGCTTCTTTTAGTTTGAAAGATCCGATGAATAGTTGCATGTCCTTGCTATCCTGGAGTAATTTGtatttcttttaattttgtACTTCTGTATCTGGTACCAACAAGATACTCAGATTATAATAGAAGTTACCACCGTGGATCAATCTGGATTTAATTGAAGATCTATTGTATGCAGGTGGTCAGCCTTGTCAAGATGGGTTGGGTGCTCCAAGTATGAGGTTCGATCTACTTTAGCCCGCCTTGTGACATTGCTTTCTGTAGCTGATATAAAGAAGTTAAATTTCAACCACAGTTCTTCATAGAAGAATCATAATACCTGCATTGAGGGTGAAATGTTCCATGATGTGATAAAATATTTACCTTCCTACACAGATTACAGGCCTTTCATTTTCATCAGTTGATGAATCTTTCATTTATGTCCAAGGTGTTGATTATGAGGTATGtgggataattttttttttcaagctcGCTTAAAATTCTATGCATCTCGGAGTTATTAGCGACTAATTTCATTTGCATGGTGGCAACCTGTGTTTAGGTAGATAGAATGCTTAATTTTAAGAACATCAGCTATGCATTAGCTTATCATGTGCTCATTGCCAATTTCACACGTGAATTTCAGTAACATAGACAAAAACACTATAATTGTTTCTCTGGAAGCAGCTTTTGAtatatgttttttaatagattatATACGGCTGTTAACTCTTCTGCACAAGGCTGCAGTTCACGTTGGACTATTTAGTCTAGTGAGTAACTTAATTAGTTGTTGTTACACCATAGTTGATGAGCACATATGCAATTATTTTGCTTGTGATTTGTGATGTAAACATTTATTCTTTGATACGTATAATTTCACTGCAGATTACATGTGGACTTTGGAAGGGAAACGAGCGAGCTTTCTCATTTCGAGGGGACTCCAACTGGTTGGGTTTTTCAAAGGTAATCCCTAGTCCTGTTATAAGTGGGAGCAAGCTAGCCTCTCGCATTAATAACTTATAGTATAATGTTTTTGTGTGCATCGGCAAAATCTTGCTGCGATATATATTCCCTGTAACCCTGTTAAGCTAGCCCCTATGAGAGCATTAACGACGTTGCTGGCGAACTTGCAGTGTGCGAATACAGATGTTGTGGCTGGATGGTGCGAATCTGGAAGTGTCTTCGTTGCTGATGTTAGGCAGGATTGTCTATCAGTAATCGGGTAATGTCTGACGGCTGGAAGCTAGCAAGAAGCCAATATTCGTTTTTAGAGGTGATTTTAGCGTCTCCTGCCCAAACTGAATCAAGGATGGACAGTGATTACTTACCCTTTCATCTGCATTAGAATTTCTGTAGCTAATGTTTGGTGTGTTGATGCAACTGATCATGTTCTTTTCCGCCcccatttttatataaaaaaaaagtcagtaGGGGGCCTTTTGGAATCACTTCACGAGAGGAACCATACTCTAATTTACTATATATGAACTGTAACATTTAGTTACCCTTAACGAATCATTTGAATTTTACGTCACAGATGATTGCCAATTAATCAGAATCATAATACTCCAAAATACGCTAAAGAGCTGCGCTGGCTTACGAAATTCGACCTGAAAGTACAGTCACATGTCACCGATTGTATCTTTCTGATTCTGCCTTTCGCTATGATACTTCAGCCATCCCAAATTCTGTAAGaaattcagtcaaaaaaaattcTGGAGGAAATACATCATGATTTCACT encodes the following:
- the LOC4325077 gene encoding uncharacterized protein; translated protein: MLAPRSLRKAAVPPSLLSDPSPGSLQPTRLAVHVNAAGSSCSAYLASGCRVYKIEIAMEGEMLSKGKESLLIPINAEVISSSVVDRCPHRSEIQSVVLAEGEGDGCLILGTVDSYGHLIVSRLDTVADDIDRASYSVPPRDCGVGEGSWAGLCFSPMHQSTVAVARELCKCIDIYDQDIHVRSLRTLWYPSSFSFAQCMPQVNESGSMLAIAEGSQLSIWDLRTSNNGGCIHRISGPIGGIIYSLCSSPSGPIAVGGTDRTVTIYDPRRWSALSRWVGCSKYEITGLSFSSVDESFIYVQGVDYEITCGLWKGNERAFSFRGDSNWLGFSKCANTDVVAGWCESGSVFVADVRQDCLSVIG